The following DNA comes from Mycobacteriales bacterium.
GACCTCCGTCTCGGCCATCGCCTGCTGTGCTGCGGCGAAGTCGTCGGCCTCGAGATAGCCGACGAGCAGGCCGTCGTCGCGGACGAAGATCGAGTAGTTGCGCCACCCGGTCTTCTGGAGCGCCTCCTGCATGCGCGGCCAGACCGCGCGGTGGCGGGCGCGATACTCCTCGATCCGGTCCGGCTTGACCTGCAGCAGGAAACAGACCCGCTCCATCCTCGCCCCTCTCCTGCGAGACAGCCGCCCGTGTTCGCACCC
Coding sequences within:
- a CDS encoding L-rhamnose mutarotase; protein product: MERVCFLLQVKPDRIEEYRARHRAVWPRMQEALQKTGWRNYSIFVRDDGLLVGYLEADDFAAAQQAMAETEVNAEWQAEMAEFFVDLDDQRPDEGFVRLAEVFHLD